Proteins encoded in a region of the Neodiprion lecontei isolate iyNeoLeco1 chromosome 5, iyNeoLeco1.1, whole genome shotgun sequence genome:
- the LOC107218644 gene encoding protein PTHB1 isoform X2, whose amino-acid sequence MSLFKTREWWRTHCGENEAFDNHSLLVTPLFGPDIHNVIIVGSHNGYLRIYKPSSKWIEEGKTLTGYKPTDLILESSLEKPIIDLNVGKFVSGSQNLHLAVLSPSNLIVYNVSMIGNAADEDRCVLNIAYEHNLKRLGATLTVGPFGGVQGRDFLCVQCLDGTLLFYEQETFTFSYNLTNYLLPTPLIYVAKNDAFVTLNSGWVFECYRYQHIAEFDKNKEKQPSELGKSLYPDWKYNLGEAVMDVKIATLSSVELAIVVLGERSLYCLKDDCSLKYTKRFDYAALCFHVYVVEPDGVLMVMTVTETNTLMVYEGTTLRWTAQLPFAPVAVNRGNFQHLEGVIVLLSDEGSLEGCFLGTEPSLFVAPPVSCTKDFNYETAESDVAKYRKMLQKSAASDSSLTNATAESEIGISVWISPHLEPCPFDEELAVETEKHSMCRVSVELIPYAPLRQVQVSFEVHDPLIVRADYHEIANLCDRHLAQSVIHMGDKAVPASLETVVTVTYENSFGAIRVLQRKAQVPVRLVAKLCPPESGSSFSITVKSDEPIVSLSQLFPEFIGEEATLGRNNNAIGLQYLYTGTVVSIASGTSSNRYRLQSEDSLAVGPVGRQLIARLNGYYSRKQCNCVTSQVQLQILNAHIDVHFASRQEVRRIKEALDLLATQLRNIEKKMVYNFKERSTRSLKSLTFLLDDTFDMMFTLLDDLKDAQLKQFRSEKNLERAISSLLLLLQTNVSDDKYALVESAIGFTPQLHSDIDWEEIADAAVSSALRSKMRKSDNEMLRTVGELEPIKDVTKLKKRIAHLVERLTKDTDDSVGSSASGRLEDVEEVA is encoded by the exons ATGTCGCTATTTAAAACACGGGAGTGGTGGAGAACGCATTGCGGCGAAAACGAGGCGTTCGACAATCACAGTTTGTTGGTAACCCCGTTGTTCGGACCTGACATTCACAACGTCATTATCGTCGGCAGCCACAACGGATATCTCAGAATTTATAAACCGTCGTCAAAGTGGATTGAAGAGGGAAAAACTTTGACTGGATACAAACCGACGGATCTAATTCTCGAATCGTCGCTAGAAAAACCAATCATTGATCTAAACGTCGGTAAATTTGTATC CGGATCGCAAAATCTACACTTGGCGGTACTGTCTCCGTCAAATTTGATCGTCTACAATGTATCGATGATTGGCAACGCGGCCGATGAGG ATCGGTGCGTTTTAAACATTGCCTATGAACACAATCTGAAACGTCTTGGAGCTACTTTGACGGTCGGACCATTCGGCGGTGTCCAGGGGAGGGATTTCCTCTGTGTACAATGCCTTGACGGAACGCTGCTGTTCTACGAGCAGGAAACGTTTACGTTCAGTTATAATTTGACAAACTATTTGTTGCCAACTCCTTTGATATACGTTGCCAAAAACGACGCGTTCGTAACCCTCAACTCTGGCTGGGTCTTTGAATGCTACAG GTACCAGCACATAGCAGAGTTCGACAAGAACAAAGAGAAGCAACCATCCGAGCTCGGTAAAAGTCTTTACCCCGATTGGAAATACAACCTTGGCGAGGCTGTGATGGACGTTAAAATCGCAACTCTGAGCAGCGTTGAATTAGCGATAGTAGTGCTGGGCGAAAGAAGTCTTTATTGTTTGAAAGACGATTGTTCGCTGAAGTACACGAAGCGGTTCGATTACGCGGCTCTGTGTTTCCACGTCTACGTCGTAG AACCCGACGGCGTTCTGATGGTAATGACAGTCACCGAAACTAACACTTTGATGGTGTACGAAGGCACGACGCTGAGATGGACAGCGCAATTGCCCTTCGCTCCTGTAGCAGTGAACAGGGGAAATTTTCAG CATCTGGAAGGCGTGATAGTCTTACTTTCCGACGAAGGTTCGCTGGAAGGATGTTTCCTGGGTACCGAACCTTCCCTGTTCGTAGCTCCCCCGGTATCCTGCACAAAAGATTTCAACTACGAAACGGCTGAAAGTGACGTTGCAAAGTACAGAAAAATGCTCCAGAAATCAGCGGCTTCAG ACAGTTCCCTGACCAACGCCACTGCCGAATCGGAGATAGGCATATCCGTATGGATATCACCTCATCTGGAGCCTTGTCCGTTCGACGAGGAACTCGCCGTCGAAACGGAGAAACACTCGATGTGCCGAGTGTCGGTGGAATTGATACCTTACGCACCGTTGCGGCAGGTTCAAGTCAGCTTCGAAGTTCACGATCCTCTGATCGTCAGGGCGGATTATCACGAGATCGCTAATCTGT GTGATCGACATCTGGCACAGTCGGTAATTCACATGGGCGACAAAGCCGTTCCGGCGTCGTTGGAAACCGTGGTTACGGTAACGTACGAGAATAGTTTTGGGGCGATAAGAGTACTGCAGAGAAAAGCTCAGGTGCCCGTAAGACTGGTGGCGAAACTCTGTCCTCCTGAGAGCGGTTCCTCGTTCTCGATAACCGTGAAATCGGACGAGCCGATCGTCAGTCTGAGTCAACTGTTTCCCG AGTTCATCGGCGAGGAGGCGACTCTCGGTCGTAACAACAACGCAATAGGATTGCAATACTTGTACACGGGAACCGTGGTGTCTATAGCGTCGGGAACGTCGTCGAACAGATACCGTCTTCAATCGGAGGACAGTCTGGCTGTGGGACCGGTTGGCAGGCAGTTAATAGCCCGTTTGAATGGTTATTATTCGAGGAAACAATGTAACTGTGTAACGAGCCAAGTGCAGCTGCAAATTCTGAATGCTCACATAGACGTTCACTTTGCGTCCCGGCAGGAAGTGAGAAGAATCAAG GAGGCCCTCGATCTGCTGGCAACGCAGCTGAGaaatatcgagaaaaaaatggtTTACAACTTTAAGGAAAGATCGACCAGATCGTTAAAATCGTTGACGTTTTTATTGGACGACACGTTCGATATGATGTTTACGCTTCTGGATGATCTTAAGGATGCCCAGCTG aaacaatttcgaagtgagaaaaatctgGAGCGAGCGATTTCCTCCTTGCTGTTATTATTGCAAACAAATGTAAGCGATGATAAATACGCGTTAGTTGAGTCAGCGATCGGATTCACGCCGCAGCTGCACAGCGatatt GATTGGGAAGAAATCGCCGACGCAGCGGTTTCCAGCGCCTTGCGttcaaaaatgagaaaatctgACAACGAAATGTTGCGAACGGTCGGTGAATTGGAGCCGATAAAGGACGTGACGAAACTGAAAAAACGCATCGCTCACCTCGTCGAAAGATTAACGAAAGATACCGACGACTCCGTCGGCTCGAGTGCATCAG GGAGACTGGAAGACGTGGAGGAGGTGGCTTGA